GTGCTGAGCAATAATTCCAGTCGCTCGAACTTCTTGATGGGAAAGCCGATCGCTTGGGACCAGCTGTCGAACCACTGCGGAGTTCCCACCGCCACGAATTGCGTATCCTTGTCCCAACTCAGCGGCGCATCTGGATAGACGACCAGCTCACATAGAGCGGTTGTGTTACCACTTGTCGGCAGCATGCGAAAAACGACAGGCACCCGCACGTGGGGCGCGATAAGCTCTACCGCACCATTTTTCGGCACCATTGGCTCGCCCCATCGCCGACCAAATGTCCAGAGAGCGACAGGGCCGACGATCTCGTCTGTAGGGCCACAATCGGCAAGCGTGACCTGCTGGCCGCTGCGGCCGAAGACGATTGGCAATTCCGCGGCCTGCAAAATCCACGGTATCGCGGCAAGGCAGAACGTCAGGAAATATGTGTGGCCCTGCATGGAAACCGTTCCCACTACATTACTCCGCCTGATTTCCTAGAACCCAGGCGCTGGCATCAACGTTTACCAGATGATCATTCACGGCTAATTGCCCCAAAGAAGTCTGGCCAAGTCCCACCTGGCGGCGGCCAATCAGGGCGGCCTCTTCCTGCCCATACTCGGGTCCTCCCGCCGACAGTACATATTGCAGCTTCACCTGACCGTCGGCTTCCGTGGAAAGCAACCGCAAGCGAAGGTTCGGCGTCATCACTGTCTGCGGAAGCTCGATGGTGGCCGCATTGCTGTTACGGCAGACTACGACATAGGATTTTGGCGGCATGGCCTCACCATCCGCCGGCGACAACTCGCCTGTCATACGGAGAACGATAGCGATCGGCTGCCGCATCGGCTCTCCCTTCTCAGCCGGGGCTACTTGAATTGTCGCGTCGTCGGCCGCGTACCAACTCAATGGGCCAGCCACTGATTCATGCAGGCTAAATGCTCGAGCGATGTCGCGTCGTTGCTCGGGGGATACGACAATCGCGGGCCGAGCACGTTCAGCTGGTCCCGAGTTCGGTTCTGTAATCTGTTGGGCGATCGGTGCCTCGAGTTGCCGGCCCGTGAGCAAGTCACGCAAGAACATACCGCCGGCCAACAAGATTCCGCCAAGCATGGCGGCGGCGGCCAGGCTGATCACCTGCCGACCAAATTGCGACGTCTGCTTCGTGGCGAGTATCGACGGCGGCGTCAAAATTGCCTTGGCGGGCTCCTGGCGCCGCCAAGGCCCCAGCGCCTGCCGCAACTGAAGCATCGCGTGGAGCTGCCTGGCTCCCTCAGTATGAATCTGCTGTGCCTCGGTCAGCTCGTCAAGCACGCCTGCAAGTACTTGATTGGCCTCATCGACCGGCAATTCGCCATCGACTAATTGCGATAACAGGGCATCTCTTTCTTTCGACAGACTCATGACATTCCTCCGGCGCGCTGGTGAGCAATCTGTTCCATGAGGATTTTCCTGGCGCGATGCACGCGCGATGCGACCGTGCCGCGAGAAAGGTTCTCGATCGCCGCGGCCTCGTCGTAGGTATATCCATCCAATTGCGTTAACTGGAATGCCGAGCGACAGTCCTCCGGTAAATTGGCTATCAAAGCCATAGCCAGTCGATACATCTCAGTTTGCTCCGCACGTTGAGCTGGCCCGGCATCGAGCATGGCCAACAGTTCCGTGGCATCGTGATCGCAGCCGCCTTGTTGACGATCCAACTGACGGCTCTTGCGCAGATGATCGTGAGCACAATTCACGGTTATGCGATGCAGCCAGGTGGACAGCGTGGCACGGCCGTCGAACTGATTTGCGTTCCGCAGCGCCTTGACACAAGCATCCTGCGCTACGTCTTGGGCGGCATCGGCGCTGCCAACCATTCGTAGCGCCACGCGATACATCCGTGACGCGTACTTGGTCAGTTCTTGGGCAAGAGCTTCTTTCATATCTCCCTTCGCTGGCGCTTGTTCTCTGTTAGACGCTCTGCCCGCGGTTTGTTTCACGCCATTCTTGGCAAATTATTCCTGCACGGGCCCACAAAATGGCATCGTGGACGATTCCCCGGAGACCCAAAAAAACGACACTAACCGGGAATATCGTACCTCCCCATCAGGCGGAGCTATTTTAGGCAGCTCAACGGGCAATTACCGCGGATTCTGCACCAGGCTCGGCAATCGCTGGGAACTGCGAAAAAGTCGCTTCGATCGGCCTAGCCCGGGGGCACCAACAGGCCGATCCGGGCCAGCGCAGCACGGACGCGGCACTCGATTCATCAAAATGGCACTTGAACATTGATTCGCGTCCCCTTGCCGGAAATCTCGGCTGCTCGAACGCATTGCATCCGCCCCGGCTCAGGCCAATCTGGTGAAGGTCACCGGCGGATTCCGAAACGTCCTGATTTCATCGACAGGTATTTGGGAATGATTTGGGAGACCGTTGCTTTGACCATGCAACGGTGCCGGTAACGATCCATACCTTTTGCGATTCGTTGCCGGAGGGAGTTCTCACAAGTCACGTAAGTTTCTCGGCAGATTAATCGCCTCTTTTTTCTGCCCGTACGAGCGATGACAAGGATCCCATTTTCATGTCCGAAAACGGCCAGCCCCTCTCTCCGCGCCGGCTACAATTGGGGCATGACCAGCAACGACGACGTCTGCTATCGAGCTTTGATTTCGCGGGACACGCGCTTTGACGGCGTGTTTTTCGTAGGGGTAAAGTCGACTGGAATTTACTGTCGGCCGGTTTGCACGGCAAAGACGCCCGGCCGAGATCGCTGCCGGTTCTTTTCCAGCGCGGCATTAGCAGAGCAAGCAGGCTTTCGCCCCTGTTTGCGTTGTCGGCCAGAACTCGCACCCGGGCAGGCACCGATCGACAGTTCCCGCACGATTGCCCGCACGGCCGCGACGCGCATCGAAGCGGGAGCGCTCAGCAATGGCGGCAGCCTGGAAGACTTAGCCGCGAGTTTGGGGCTAAGCTCGCGGCAGCTGCGCCGCTCGGTGCGCAAGGAACTTGGTGTGTCTCCCGTCGAGTTGGCGCAAACCAATCGGTTGCTGCTGGCTAAACGCCTGATTGCCGAAACACAACTTCCCATGGTGCAAGTTGCCTTTGCCGCTGGATTCGAAAGCGTGCGGCGGTTCAATGCACTATTTCGCAGTCACTATCGGTTGACACCCAGTACGCTAAGGCGCTCCACGGGCAGCGCGGGCGCGAGCGATTGCTTGCATCTTATGCTTGCCTACCGTCCGCCGCTCGATTGGGCCGCCTTGCTGCGGTTCTTGGCAGCAAGAGCGATTCCTGGCGTCGAGTGCGTGACCGACGTGGCGTACCATCGCACCGTGGGCATCGGAGAATATCGCGGTTGGCTCAGCGTTTCGCCGGTCGCCCATCGACATCTGCTGGCTGTTGACCTTGCCACCTCACTGGCACCCGCGCTGCCGTCGATTCTTGTGCGTCTGCGAAATCTGTTCGATCTGGATGCTCGGCCAGACGTCATCGCCGGACATCTCGCGCTGGATGCCCGCCTCGCGCCCTGCGTCGAGCGCCAGCCGGGTTTGCGGGTGCCAGG
The Pirellulales bacterium DNA segment above includes these coding regions:
- a CDS encoding RNA polymerase sigma factor; the encoded protein is MKQTAGRASNREQAPAKGDMKEALAQELTKYASRMYRVALRMVGSADAAQDVAQDACVKALRNANQFDGRATLSTWLHRITVNCAHDHLRKSRQLDRQQGGCDHDATELLAMLDAGPAQRAEQTEMYRLAMALIANLPEDCRSAFQLTQLDGYTYDEAAAIENLSRGTVASRVHRARKILMEQIAHQRAGGMS
- a CDS encoding AlkA N-terminal domain-containing protein codes for the protein MTSNDDVCYRALISRDTRFDGVFFVGVKSTGIYCRPVCTAKTPGRDRCRFFSSAALAEQAGFRPCLRCRPELAPGQAPIDSSRTIARTAATRIEAGALSNGGSLEDLAASLGLSSRQLRRSVRKELGVSPVELAQTNRLLLAKRLIAETQLPMVQVAFAAGFESVRRFNALFRSHYRLTPSTLRRSTGSAGASDCLHLMLAYRPPLDWAALLRFLAARAIPGVECVTDVAYHRTVGIGEYRGWLSVSPVAHRHLLAVDLATSLAPALPSILVRLRNLFDLDARPDVIAGHLALDARLAPCVERQPGLRVPGAFDSFELGMRAILGQQVSVRGASTLAGRCALRFGEAIETPLACLNRITPCAEALHSARSATIAGLGLPGARAESLRNLARAVVRREIDLEPGIDPIATVASLVQLPGIGPWTAEYIAMRALRWPDAFPTGDLGLLKAARLKSAKSLEKFAERWRPWRAYGAMHLWEQLKEQSQ